A genomic stretch from Vibrio neptunius includes:
- a CDS encoding MurR/RpiR family transcriptional regulator, whose translation MNTLEKIQKNLENFSKSERKVAEVIMASPQTAIHSSIATLAKMADVSEPTVNRFCRRLDTKGFPDFKLHLAQSLANGTPYVNRNVEEDDGPDAYTHKIFESTMACLDVAKNSLDSMQINRAVDLLTQAKRISFFGLGASSAVARDAQNKFIRFNIPITCFEDIVMQRMSCINCTDNDVIVLISHTGRTKSQVEIANLARENGATVIAITAKDSPLDKASSLSISLDVPEDTDVYMPMASRVVQMTVIDVLATGFTLRRGSGFRENLKRVKDALKDSRYDKLSQF comes from the coding sequence ATGAATACATTAGAAAAAATTCAAAAAAACCTAGAGAATTTCAGCAAATCTGAACGTAAAGTTGCCGAAGTTATTATGGCATCACCTCAGACTGCTATTCACTCTAGCATTGCCACTCTAGCCAAAATGGCGGATGTCAGTGAGCCAACAGTTAACCGTTTTTGTCGGCGTCTGGATACCAAAGGTTTCCCCGACTTTAAACTTCACTTGGCACAGAGCCTCGCAAACGGTACACCTTATGTAAACCGTAACGTTGAAGAAGACGATGGGCCTGACGCTTATACGCACAAGATTTTTGAGTCAACTATGGCCTGTCTCGATGTGGCAAAAAATAGTCTAGATTCAATGCAGATAAACCGTGCTGTCGATTTGCTTACCCAAGCGAAACGTATTTCGTTTTTTGGTCTTGGTGCTTCATCTGCTGTTGCTCGCGACGCACAAAACAAATTTATTCGCTTCAATATTCCCATCACCTGTTTTGAAGATATAGTTATGCAGCGTATGAGTTGTATCAACTGTACAGACAACGATGTCATTGTATTGATCTCTCATACTGGCCGAACTAAGAGTCAGGTAGAAATTGCAAACTTAGCACGTGAAAATGGTGCAACGGTTATTGCTATTACCGCTAAAGACTCTCCACTGGATAAGGCTAGTTCCCTTTCAATCTCCTTGGATGTACCCGAAGATACGGATGTATACATGCCGATGGCAAGCCGTGTTGTACAGATGACCGTGATTGATGTACTAGCGACAGGTTTTACACTTCGTCGTGGCTCAGGCTTCAGAGAGAATTTGAAACGCGTAAAAGACGCACTAAAAGATTCTCGATACGACAAACTATCCCAATTTTAA
- a CDS encoding iron-containing alcohol dehydrogenase, with translation MFQFMTSTRIIFGEGSLKSSLSILNQYGYSVLLVSGQSLVRAQVLVDYLKSQSMRYQHVSVSGEPNIVMIEETALVGRKFKPDMVVAMGGGSVLDMGKALAAIIPNQGDVYDYVEVVGRSVPLKAKPIPFIAIPTTASTGSEVTRNAVLRSGQDQVKVSLRSPEILADVAIVDPTLTYGTDIYKSGRGAMDAFTLLMEAYVCGEPNPLTDMICEEGLRRLSSSILSGCLDDNPQARADLSFAALLGGMASSNAKLGAAHGLASALGGKLRAPYSVISARLAPHVMSENIKAAKRMGRHDVLERYRNIARILTRRTNARREDAVLWVNMMLEKLRLPMLNEFGVCSTSFEEVALNALKSVAIKGNPLPLTQDRLIYILKQVCRCQNDCAQESIAQVDAIARVIGSSDERPETKLQSS, from the coding sequence ATGTTCCAGTTTATGACCTCCACTCGAATTATTTTTGGTGAAGGTTCCCTAAAGTCCTCGCTTTCAATTCTCAATCAATATGGTTACAGCGTTTTACTTGTCTCTGGCCAAAGCTTAGTGAGAGCACAAGTTTTAGTTGATTACCTCAAATCTCAATCGATGCGCTATCAGCACGTTTCCGTTTCTGGTGAACCTAACATCGTTATGATTGAAGAAACCGCTTTAGTAGGGCGGAAGTTCAAACCAGATATGGTGGTTGCCATGGGAGGCGGAAGTGTTTTGGACATGGGGAAAGCATTGGCGGCTATTATTCCTAATCAAGGCGACGTCTATGACTATGTTGAAGTGGTAGGACGCAGTGTGCCCCTCAAGGCCAAACCGATTCCATTTATCGCGATTCCTACCACGGCTAGTACAGGCTCAGAAGTGACTCGAAACGCGGTTTTGCGTTCAGGTCAAGATCAAGTCAAAGTGAGTTTGCGAAGTCCTGAAATACTTGCGGATGTTGCAATCGTCGATCCGACGCTAACCTATGGCACTGATATTTATAAGTCAGGTAGAGGGGCGATGGATGCCTTTACACTATTAATGGAAGCTTATGTCTGTGGTGAACCAAACCCACTCACCGATATGATATGTGAGGAGGGGCTTCGTAGATTAAGCTCCTCGATTCTTTCTGGCTGTCTTGACGACAACCCGCAGGCCCGCGCTGATTTGTCTTTCGCTGCCTTGTTAGGTGGAATGGCGAGTTCGAATGCCAAGTTGGGAGCTGCCCATGGCCTAGCTTCGGCGCTTGGTGGCAAGCTGAGAGCGCCGTACAGTGTGATTAGTGCTCGTTTGGCACCACATGTGATGTCAGAAAACATCAAAGCTGCAAAAAGAATGGGTAGGCATGATGTCCTTGAACGCTACAGGAACATAGCCAGAATTCTGACAAGGCGAACCAATGCAAGACGCGAAGATGCGGTTCTTTGGGTTAATATGATGCTGGAGAAACTGCGCTTACCCATGCTAAACGAATTTGGTGTCTGCAGTACTTCATTTGAAGAAGTTGCATTAAATGCACTTAAGTCGGTAGCGATTAAAGGGAATCCTTTGCCTCTGACTCAAGATCGATTGATTTATATTCTTAAGCAAGTTTGTCGTTGTCAGAACGATTGCGCCCAGGAGAGTATTGCTCAAGTAGATGCGATTGCTCGTGTTATAGGTAGTAGCGATGAGCGCCCAGAAACGAAATTGCAAAGTTCTTAA
- a CDS encoding lysine exporter LysO family protein, whose protein sequence is MFSGMIFIFAPLVVGYMISISKPSVLSKINATTSNLIYVILALMGLSLAALDNLGQNLQLILQYVAIFFVCISLSNLAALPFVDKLLPIETDAKQTKLPLSSMALESAKLIMVVGGGLIAGLMLPIDLSWVDTASEWILFVLLFFIGIQLRNSGLTLRQILLNKHGMIIALLILATSMLGGAIAAMILDIDLYRGLAMASGFGWYSLAGILMGDAFGPVYGGASFMIELLRELVALVLIPLAIRTKPCTAIGYAGATAMDFTLPVIQTTGGVRCVPIAIVSGFILSLLVPVLMLFFVSLVG, encoded by the coding sequence ATGTTTTCAGGGATGATATTCATCTTTGCCCCGCTCGTTGTCGGGTATATGATATCGATTTCCAAGCCATCGGTTCTATCCAAAATTAACGCCACGACTTCTAACCTTATCTATGTCATTCTGGCATTAATGGGGCTGAGCCTCGCTGCACTCGATAATCTGGGCCAAAACCTACAACTTATCCTTCAATATGTCGCCATTTTCTTTGTTTGTATCAGTTTGAGTAACTTAGCAGCGCTCCCATTTGTCGACAAACTTCTGCCTATTGAAACAGACGCAAAGCAAACCAAGCTGCCTTTATCTAGTATGGCCTTGGAATCTGCCAAGCTGATCATGGTTGTTGGCGGCGGGTTAATAGCGGGCTTGATGCTTCCTATTGATTTAAGTTGGGTAGACACAGCCAGTGAGTGGATTCTGTTTGTGTTGCTATTTTTCATTGGAATTCAGCTACGCAACAGTGGCCTCACGCTTCGCCAAATACTGCTGAACAAGCATGGCATGATCATCGCCCTATTGATTCTTGCTACATCGATGCTCGGCGGCGCTATTGCAGCCATGATTTTAGACATCGATCTTTACCGTGGCTTGGCAATGGCATCGGGATTTGGCTGGTATTCTTTAGCGGGAATTCTGATGGGTGATGCTTTTGGCCCTGTCTATGGTGGAGCCTCATTTATGATTGAACTACTCCGTGAACTGGTTGCCTTAGTATTGATCCCACTCGCTATCCGCACTAAGCCCTGTACTGCGATTGGCTATGCTGGTGCAACGGCGATGGACTTTACGTTACCCGTGATACAAACCACTGGCGGGGTACGTTGCGTACCAATTGCGATAGTGAGTGGATTTATATTAAGCCTTTTAGTGCCCGTATTGATGCTTTTCTTTGTCTCTCTTGTAGGCTAG
- the panP gene encoding putative pyridoxal-dependent aspartate 1-decarboxylase: MVSEHKTADVSFESLLRIFTVPEGPDSTLTKIEDKLSRNLNQFLREHIVAEEKPLREIEKDFSNATLPEQPEFVSEHTQHLLDTLVSQSVHTSAPSFIGHMTSALPYFLMPLSKIMIALNQNLVKIETSKAFTPLERQVLGMLHRLVYGRKDEFYSQWMHSANHSLGAFCSGGTIANITALWVARNNALRAQGNFKGVEKEGLFKAMKHYRYEGLAVLVSERGHYSLKKAADVLGIGQEGLVAIKTDANNRICPDALQEKISQLKQQNIKPFAVVGVAGTTETGSIDPIADIAAICQRESCHFHIDAAWGGATLMSNNYRHLLDGVELADSITIDAHKQLYIPMGAGMVLFKDPEAMKSIEHHAQYILRKGSKDLGSHTLEGSRSGMAMLVYAAMHIISRPGYELLIDQSIEKARYFANLIKQQDDFELVSEPELCLLTYRYIPADIRNALEKANLEQKSELNDLLNELTQFIQKRQRETGKSFVSRTRLNPDHWGRLNTIVFRVVLANPLTGVDILSMVLDEQREIAQQAPNLMAKIKSKAQQIKEI, translated from the coding sequence ATGGTATCGGAACACAAGACGGCTGACGTGAGTTTCGAGAGTTTACTCCGAATCTTCACAGTCCCAGAAGGGCCAGACTCAACATTAACCAAAATTGAAGACAAGCTATCGCGAAACCTGAATCAGTTTTTGCGAGAACACATTGTCGCGGAAGAAAAACCACTTAGGGAAATCGAGAAAGATTTCTCTAACGCAACGCTTCCTGAGCAGCCAGAGTTCGTATCCGAACATACCCAGCACTTGCTTGACACTCTAGTTTCCCAATCGGTGCATACCTCAGCACCAAGTTTTATTGGGCATATGACATCAGCATTGCCCTACTTCTTGATGCCGCTCTCAAAGATCATGATCGCGCTCAACCAAAACTTGGTGAAAATCGAGACATCTAAAGCCTTTACTCCTCTTGAACGCCAAGTTCTCGGCATGCTTCATCGTTTAGTTTATGGTCGAAAGGATGAGTTTTACTCTCAATGGATGCACAGCGCAAATCATTCACTTGGGGCTTTTTGCTCCGGGGGAACCATCGCTAACATCACCGCTCTATGGGTGGCAAGAAACAATGCTCTGAGAGCTCAAGGCAACTTTAAAGGTGTGGAGAAAGAAGGCCTGTTCAAAGCGATGAAACATTACCGCTACGAAGGTTTAGCGGTTTTGGTATCGGAACGCGGTCATTATTCTTTAAAAAAAGCGGCTGACGTACTTGGCATTGGTCAGGAAGGTCTAGTCGCCATCAAAACAGATGCCAACAACCGTATTTGCCCTGACGCGCTGCAGGAAAAAATATCTCAGCTAAAACAACAAAACATCAAGCCTTTTGCAGTGGTTGGTGTTGCAGGTACGACGGAAACGGGCTCGATCGACCCAATCGCAGATATTGCTGCTATTTGCCAGCGTGAAAGCTGTCATTTCCACATTGATGCTGCTTGGGGCGGTGCGACGCTTATGTCTAACAATTATCGCCACCTGTTGGATGGCGTAGAGCTTGCCGATTCCATCACCATTGATGCTCACAAGCAGCTCTACATTCCTATGGGTGCAGGTATGGTGCTGTTCAAGGATCCAGAGGCAATGAAATCCATAGAACACCATGCGCAATATATTTTGCGTAAGGGATCTAAGGATCTTGGCAGCCATACACTTGAAGGTTCTCGATCTGGGATGGCGATGTTGGTTTATGCCGCGATGCACATTATCAGCCGACCGGGTTACGAATTGCTGATTGATCAAAGTATCGAGAAAGCGAGGTACTTTGCCAATCTCATTAAGCAACAGGATGATTTCGAATTGGTTTCTGAGCCAGAGCTATGTCTGCTCACCTATCGTTATATTCCTGCAGATATTCGCAATGCTCTAGAAAAAGCAAATCTTGAGCAAAAGTCTGAACTTAATGACTTGCTGAATGAGTTGACTCAGTTCATCCAGAAACGACAGCGGGAAACAGGTAAATCCTTTGTTTCTCGAACTCGATTAAACCCTGACCACTGGGGCAGATTGAATACGATAGTTTTCCGAGTTGTGCTGGCTAATCCTCTGACAGGGGTAGACATTTTGAGTATGGTTCTGGATGAGCAAAGAGAAATTGCTCAACAAGCCCCGAACCTGATGGCCAAAATCAAATCAAAAGCTCAACAAATCAAAGAAATCTGA
- a CDS encoding HDOD domain-containing protein: MNHLSFYWLPENNELLVKGIESEFSTLVEYAINSGKITLPPISDVVLKIQKLCTQDSTTVLDVADSLLEDPGLAAIVIRVANSVIFNRRNITCTDLVTAVSRLGILRVRDIVTAQAIEQLKHSVNLSRSCNEVLINSAYNSRELAATMVMVVKGFKDANDPRYSNLETDKALLTGLLADIGLFCIVNEYYMYLEQGNYLDEDIAFQIFNNQCSNASRLVLEHWGFDSDFLEVATNQATQRQSVDVSYLDIARIANHILMFRRQDDKIDEHTVEFDLTGADILYKLSNLSDIEFNTQISDLISASGL, from the coding sequence ATGAACCATCTATCCTTTTATTGGCTTCCAGAAAACAACGAACTTTTAGTTAAAGGCATCGAGTCTGAGTTCTCAACGTTAGTTGAATACGCCATTAACTCGGGCAAAATTACTCTGCCACCGATTTCCGATGTCGTTTTGAAAATCCAAAAATTATGTACCCAAGACTCAACCACAGTGTTAGATGTTGCGGATAGTCTTCTTGAAGACCCAGGCCTTGCTGCTATCGTCATTCGTGTGGCGAACTCTGTGATCTTCAATCGTCGTAACATCACCTGTACTGACCTAGTCACTGCGGTTTCTCGCCTAGGCATTCTCCGAGTCAGAGATATAGTGACCGCTCAGGCAATTGAGCAACTTAAGCACTCTGTCAACTTAAGCCGTAGCTGTAATGAAGTGCTGATAAACAGTGCTTACAATTCGCGAGAACTGGCTGCCACTATGGTTATGGTCGTGAAAGGCTTCAAAGATGCAAACGACCCAAGATACAGTAATCTCGAAACCGACAAAGCCCTATTGACAGGCCTACTGGCCGACATCGGCCTGTTTTGTATCGTGAACGAATACTACATGTATCTTGAGCAAGGAAATTATCTCGATGAGGATATTGCTTTCCAAATTTTCAACAACCAATGCTCCAATGCGAGCCGACTCGTCCTTGAACATTGGGGGTTTGATAGCGACTTTCTTGAAGTAGCAACCAATCAAGCCACTCAAAGACAGAGTGTTGATGTCAGCTATCTCGACATCGCTAGAATCGCCAATCATATTCTGATGTTCCGTAGACAAGATGACAAAATCGACGAGCACACCGTTGAATTTGACCTAACTGGCGCCGATATACTGTACAAACTCAGTAATTTAAGTGATATTGAGTTCAATACACAGATCAGTGACTTAATTAGCGCAAGCGGACTGTAG
- a CDS encoding GrxA family glutaredoxin, with amino-acid sequence MFVVIFGRPACPYCVRAKEHAETLKAKRDDFNYRYVDIHAEGISKADLEKTVGKPVETVPQIFVDQEHIGGCDDFEAYAKEHLGLFDE; translated from the coding sequence ATGTTCGTAGTTATCTTTGGTCGCCCAGCTTGCCCATATTGTGTGCGCGCAAAAGAGCATGCCGAAACACTAAAAGCAAAACGTGACGACTTCAACTACCGCTACGTTGATATCCACGCGGAAGGTATCTCAAAAGCTGACCTCGAAAAAACAGTAGGTAAACCAGTTGAAACTGTTCCTCAAATCTTCGTAGATCAAGAGCACATCGGTGGCTGTGATGACTTCGAAGCGTACGCCAAAGAGCATCTGGGTCTTTTCGACGAGTAA